AGACCAAGCTGATCGAGCTGCTCAACGACGACCTGGCGCACGAGCTGCAGGCCGTGCTCACCTACCTGCACCAGTACGCGACGGCCGGCGGACTCAAGGGCCACGAACTGCGGGAGATCCTCGAGCCGGAGATCGTCGAGGAGCTGGACCACGCCAAGTTCCTGGCGGACAAGATCGTCTCCCTGGGCGGCAAGCCGAAGCTCCAGCCGGCGCCGTTCGAGGAACACGCGGACGTCAAGGCGATGCTCGAGTACGACCTGAGCCTCGAGAAGGAGGCGATCCAGGGGTACACGGAACGCGCCGAGCAGGCCAAGGAGTTCGGCGACGTGGGGCTGTCCGTGCGGCTGGAGGACATGGTTGCCGACGAGACCGAGCACGCCGAGACGATCGAACGCCTGCTGCGCGGGTTCAGCGACTTCTAGCCGCCGCTCCCGCACATCGGGCCGCGGCATACCAAGAAAGCCCCGGGTTCGATGCTCCCGGGGCTTTCTTGGTCTCGCCCACTGCCGCCGG
This sequence is a window from Actinomycetota bacterium. Protein-coding genes within it:
- a CDS encoding ferritin-like domain-containing protein encodes the protein MDKTKLIELLNDDLAHELQAVLTYLHQYATAGGLKGHELREILEPEIVEELDHAKFLADKIVSLGGKPKLQPAPFEEHADVKAMLEYDLSLEKEAIQGYTERAEQAKEFGDVGLSVRLEDMVADETEHAETIERLLRGFSDF